Within the Vigna angularis cultivar LongXiaoDou No.4 chromosome 10, ASM1680809v1, whole genome shotgun sequence genome, the region TCCAATATAATTATAACGATGTACCATAACAATACATAAAATAGGTTGggctaatttaattaaaataatttatgatataaataatttcacAATGGTTAAAAGTAACAAATTATATGAAGTTTAACTCATCCAATCATGTCCAAATGtaattgatagaaaaattaAGATAAGCAACAATTCTTATAAATACCTCAAGTTCTAAAAAAAACGTTTATACTTAAAAGTCaaaaaattgcaacaaatatTGATAGTGTGATATATTCCCAATAAAAAAGTGGTAACTAGAGTTGTAGACCTCTTTTCTAAATTATTCCTAAGCGGTTGTAAATCTAATATAGGTGCTAGAACTGATTaagaaagtaagaaacagaaacAAGTTAAAATGGCTTAAGCAATTCATGGCTTGCACCTGATACTTTCTCATTTAAGCAATATATCACAGAATCAACATGCACCGAAAATGACAACAAACTCAAAAcagaatgaaataaaaatgtgttGATTGTGTTGGATACACGAGCACACAAGTGTAGACTCTAGAGTTGAGTATGAAATAAGAATGGCAAAAAAAGTGTAATAAAGGATATCTAGgtatgataattttaattaccCGCTTATTGATAGGATGAGTATAGATACATAGTATCAACTTGTGAACACTCATTATCTTGGTGGAAAAGAAAAGAACCAATTGTTAAGAAAAAGTTTTATATGGTTGTTAGAGTGTTGAGAAAGTGTGGTTTTATTCTGTTGTGTTGCGTGTTGGAGTGATTCAAGCAATGCATTACTTTCATCTCTCTCTCGAGCTATCAAGAAATTCTAATCCTTTTCTTTGCAATGGCAGAAGCTCTAcatcatctttttctctttatctttctctttctatttcTACACTAACTCACCAATTCTCCTATCTCTCGAggtatctctctctctctgttaATGTAAACTTATCTATCTCtctttgttaatatatatatctcGCGAAGAAGCTgtacatcatgtatttgtgttAATGTTTCTCTTTGTATTTGTACAGTAACTCACCAattctcctctctctctctctgcatATTACTTAAAGGAGGTAATGTAAACCTATCTATCTTTCCTCATTTTcacttcaaaaattataaatttaataaattctatgttttatgagatgaatattactaaaataaccTATTATCTACTGTAATCATTTTTATACACAATTTTATCACTTGTCCATCTTAAATCTCTCTTTAATGTTACTTCTGGTTTTTTTCTACAATAGCCTAATTCCAAATCATGATCTCATCATTGTGTTGCTCTTTTTTATTGGCGTTTGTCAAAACAATTACGTGAACACGCACACTATTTCTAAAGATACAAAAGATACAAGTAAAAAGAACCtaacttctttatttttcacttGTCCTGGAATCAAACTTCCATATCgacactagtgcagcgaggggcttttaccgcggttgattttcactatacgtcgcggttcacgaaccgcggcatattcagccgcgatagtaagtcagacactttatgccgcggttctaaccgcggtatataggctGAGGAATATTCAgcctaaattcattttttttaaaaaaaaaattaaaaaaaaaattaaaaaatgcactatatgccgcggttgaaccgcggcatataggccGACGAGTATGCCGCGGTTAGTGTCAaaaccgcggccatatgtctcgttttttaaaaaaaaaagaagcactatatgccgcggttgtggttagaaccgcggcatattccccttatatgccgcggttgtggttagaaccgcggcatattcccctgcagttttttaaaatagcaggtctgtttttgtgatatccactaccacaaaaacagacctgcatataaaaacatttacagaaattcaatttcaacataacaaacacatgttcaaatgtatttcaacatcaaataaagtagagagtctaagaaaattctatctaatcaaatgcattgtttaaatctaaatctaagagctattgtataatctaactatatacttcgcagcagcgttcctaatgaatagtagtgacttctcaggaactggtgtagtagtcttgaatctctgcaaaagacaattcattttaattagtgtatatgaattcaacatttgttaaaaaatcaaaatttgttaaagttaaatattaccgtttcccagcttcttgtgatgtgagaacgaacaatatgggtcatccaatacattacatagtatccacactcatatgacccattttgtctgttacactacaatatatcatcacagttgataatagttagtgaataacatttgttataaaacaattataacaaagtatgactttagcatatgtcaaaccttgagagaaatccaagcaatctttctactcTTAACAATTGACCTCCCGTccatcatcatacttgctggaatagaactgtatataaaaaaatgttttagcattgagttatataacaaagaaagtccaaacattgaggttcttaccaatcaattgcttgtctgagttgtgtgggaggaggcctgtgcaatgagcagaaccacaaagcatagttgtcttgcacagacataacaagaagttgccaatggcgcctgaaattcataataacgtaactcttaaatattaaaatcacatatggaacattattatgttaacaaagttcacttacccggatatataaggcaaaaagtatattttcttgccccttcgAAAACTGCTTATCATTCTCGTGTTGATatgatcaaaatcatttgattcatgaatgtcttggggatcaatgaatccataatcatcagaacgccccaacttattagtgaccccagacatatacctgaaatcaaaaattaactttgatataaggatacttgatatataaatcaattttatatataaataattggtcatagacttacatcgtccatagttgaataattgaaatattcaactcttgtgttcccgacgcaagctcacggacatcttggctattaaggtatattgggacctcagagccatgcccaaatacattagcatcatactgaacctccaaaggcttatcatcaaggatgtcagcaagtagatgcaatgaagaaagagggtcatcctcagatagaggaatcttctgttgttcctgcgtctgttgttacatgaaaagataagataagttttgacatcaaaaacctttaaaattgagaagtgtaaagaagaatttcataccgaggggtcagaaactggtttaaccaaaaatttaggccaagtgataaacgacttatatgcttgttccacagtgaaaatctcttccgtggacagtggaaccgaggcatctggcatgatcatttcatccactgataccttcacctcatcctctaatagttgcataccatgacatacagtcgctgacctaaactctgttccacgagctaccagcaccatctcatcttcttctaaaatgtatagcagacatggactaccatcgtccatgtcatcctctgggatggctgatgcggaacaacttcctttgccgcttctccctgtcagagtaaatgttagattatacaagagatagaaataattgcacataaatgtttattaagtttacctgtgggagggggagggaCCACATGTTCCTCTATAGGAGACTGCATCGGGCGCATGCTCTGAAACTGCTCCTGGTAGAGCATCtggaattcagccctcacctcGGCCCTGATCTCCTGCATAAGGTCATGTcggaccttttttgtgatctcttctgtcatcctttgtgtatcgctgtacgaatatgaaggctgacgagaagagctcccaaaataatcCGTAATGCCTACTCCAGGACCTGCAGCACGTacacgtccagggtgctcaggtcgtccaattgcAGCAGCAATaatatcctggcgaccctctggagtgaattggccttgggagctctgctcaaccaaggcgtcctgtaacattacaaaacaccattattctttaaatagtttaatgtagtatgtataatgacaatatttattattttaggaacagtgataacttacaattttttcagaaatctctcgtgcagtgtcggaagagtaggtgcccgatggtcgcatacgggccaacttccatttctcatgtctagacggtggagaaggaggctgaggagggctaccactctgagatggtggtatagcatctgccttttgcttgaggattttctcctcaagcttcctatacccaccacgagataataggtgggggtttttgttcttagcacttgt harbors:
- the LOC128194452 gene encoding uncharacterized protein LOC128194452, whose protein sequence is MTFDIPNVPTLRNKCLSTVAENFRNFKSKLTSRYIFGHLKHKTPCNAYKSIDEETWRVFKESRMSEEWQAIRSKAQGTSAKNKNPHLLSRGGYRKLEEKILKQKADAIPPSQSGSPPQPPSPPSRHEKWKLARMRPSGTYSSDTAREISEKIDALVEQSSQGQFTPEGRQDIIAAAIGRPEHPGRVRAAGPGVGITDYFGSSSRQPSYSYSDTQRMTEEITKKVRHDLMQEIRAEVRAEFQMLYQEQFQSMRPMQSPIEEHVVPPPPTGRSGKGSCSASAIPEDDMDDGSPCLLYILEEDEMVLVARGTEFRSATVCHGMQLLEDEVKVSVDEMIMPDASVPLSTEEIFTVEQAYKSFITWPKFLVKPVSDPSTQEQQKIPLSEDDPLSSLHLLADILDDKPLEVQYDANVFGHGSEVPIYLNSQDVRELASGTQELNISIIQLWTMYMSGVTNKLGRSDDYGFIDPQDIHESNDFDHINTRMISSFRRGKKIYFLPYISGRHWQLLVMSVQDNYALWFCSLHRPPPTQLRQAIDCSIPASMMMDGRSIVKSRKIAWISLKCNRQNGSYECGYYVMYWMTHIVRSHITRSWETRFKTTTPVPEKSLLFIRNAAAKYIVRLYNSS